The following is a genomic window from Citrifermentans bemidjiense Bem.
ACCCGAGGCGACTCAGACCAGGTGGACGGCGGATCGGAAAGGTTCGTCGAGGCCGTCCTCAAAGCAGTGGGAATCAAACAACCGGCCGAGAAGTGGTCGATCAAACCGAACCGCTGCAACTTTTACGGCGAGTACTGGCGTGAGGGAGGGTGGCGCTCGCAGTGGGACTTCGCCTGGCGCATGGAGGCGCACTTCAAGAAACCGGTCGAGGTGAAACCACTGCCCACGGGGTACCAGGGGCTGATGGAGATCGACGACTACTCGCCGCTGGCGGAAAGCTACAAGTACGAGCCTTACGCCTGCCTGGCGATCGCCGCCTTCAACTCGCAGGAAAAGGCCCGCGCAGCTGCGGAGAAACTCGCAGGGGACAAGGAGATAGAGGCGGCAAGACACGCGGCCGCCGCTCCCGAGCCGCAGATCAAGGTGCTGCAGGTGGCGCCTAAAGAGTTCCATCTGCGCGCCGCCATCGGCTCCGGGGACGAGCCCTTTTTCACCGGAGGCTACCCGGCGCTGGTGCTATCCATGATGGAGGCGGCGGGCGGGGCTACCCATGCGGAAGGTTGACTACCAACCCCATCTCTCCCCGGACGCGGCCAACCTGCAGCTGGCCCTGGATTGGCTCGCCCACCTGGTTAGCGGCTACCTGGGGGTGCGCTTCGGCAAAGCCGACGCCTTCCAGGCGCGCCCCCTGGAGTTATGCAGCGAGGACTCTCCGCTGGAGCTGTTCATCAAGAGCCAGAATCCGACCCTGGAGGAGTTCGCGCTGGTGATGATGGCGCTGGCTCCCCATCTGCAACCCGGCTTCTTCAACAGGATTGTAAGCGAGGTGCTTCCCGAGGGGGGGGATATCCCCGAACTGGGAGGGGTGCGGCTTGCCGAGAACAGGGCAATTCTCCCCACCGGTGAGACCGCCCAGTTCGTTCTGGCGGGGCATAGCCTCGGGAGGTCCATCGAGGTGCAGCGCCTTTTGAGCGCGGAGCACTGGCTGGCGAAGAAGCGGATCCTGTGGCTTGAGCCGGTGCGGCCGGGGGAGCCGATGATGAGCGGTCGGCTCTGCCTCGACCCGGAGCTGGTGGAGTGGGTGACGCTGGGGACCGTGGGGCGGCCTCGCTTCAGCATGGAGTTCCCGGCGGAGGCGATAGAGACGGAGATGGTGTGGGAGGACCTGGTGCTGCATCCCAACACCTTGCGCCAGATCCACGAGATAGAGAACTGGATCAAGCACAACGAGACGCTGCTCAACGAATGGGGGATGAAAAGGAAGCTTAAGCAGGGTTACCGCGCCCTTTTTCACGGCCCATCGGGGACGGGGAAGACGCTGACCGCAACACTCTTGGGCAAATACACCGGCCGCGACGTGTACCGGATCGACCTGTCGCGGGTGGTGTCGAAATACATCGGCGAGACGGAGAAGAACCTCTCCGCGCTATTCGACAAGGCGGAGTACAAGGAGTGGATACTCTTCTTCGACGAGGCGGACGCCCTGTTCGGCAAGAGGACCGATGTCCGCGACTCCCATGACCGGTACGCGAACCAGGAGGTCTCCTACCTTTTGCAGCGGCTAGAGGGGTACCACGGGCTGGTGATCCTGGCGACCAACAAGCGCAGCAACCTGGACGAAGCCTTTGTGCGCCGTTTCCAGAGCATCATCCAGTTCCCCATGCCGCGCGCGGAGGAGCGCTGCCGGATCTGGCGCCAGGCGTTCCCGCAGCAGATCGAGATAAGCGAGGATATCGATTGGAAAGAGATAGCCGCGCGCTACGAGTTGCCCGGTGCGGGGATCATGAACGTCATGCACCACTGCGCCCTGGAGGTTCTGGCCGACCAGTCCCGCCGCCTGGACCTGACGCGCCTGGAGGCGGCGATAATGCGGGAGTACATCAAGGAAGGGAAAGTAGTCTAGGTTTCAACTGCGGCGGGGTCAGATTTTCCTGCTGTCGTAGGCCCAATGCAGCAGGGCCTGGCGCTGTTTCCGGCGGCAGGTCAGCACCCCCTCCGGGCAGTTATGCCTGATCTGCGCTATGTGCCGCACCATCGCCTTCCACCTTTTGATCTGCCGCTTGTCGTCGGGGCATCTCCTCCCCATGTAGTACCTGCAGTACCACTGGAACCATCCCCTCGGATCGTCGCTGTAGATCCACCCCTTCTCACGCCAGTAGGAAAGCGGCTTCGAGGCGTTGACGCCGAAGAAGTTGTACTCAGGCACGTGCCGCTCGTGGCAGAGCCTCGCGTTGGCGAACCACTCCTTGGGGAACTCGCCGGTGCAGTCGGTCATATACTTCCCGCCGAAGATCCCCATCTCCAGCATCTCTTGCGGGGTCAGCTCCGGCTTGAATTCCGGGTCGAAATTCTCCCCCATGGGCTCGGTCTGGTAGTAGACGTAGTTCTTCTGCATCAGGTCGTTCACGCAGACGCGGGTGTTCTTCATGCAGCGACTCCTTATGGTGATGGGCGCCCTTAAAGTCGGCTAGGTAAGGAACACCAGGAAGACGATGCCGACGGCGATGCGGTAGATGCCGAAGGGGATGAAGGTGTGGCTGGTGATGATCTTCAAGAGCGCCTTGATCCCGATGACGGCGAAGACGAACGAGGTGACGAAACCGACCGCGATGTTCTGCCAGTCCCCCATATGGAAGACAGCGTAGTTCTTGTAGATGTCGTAGCAGGTGGCGGCGAGCATGGTGGGGAGCGCGAGCAGGAAGGAGAACTCCGCCGCGTCCTTGCGGTTCATCCCTATGACAAGGCCGCCCATGATGGTGGCGCCGGAGCGCGAGACCCCGGGAACCATGGAAAGGCTCTGAATGAGGCCGATGGTGAAGGCCTGCCGATAGCTCATGTGGTCGAGGCTGGCGGTGGAGGCGGGACGGTTTTTCATCCAGAGTTCGATGAGGATGAAGGCGATTCCCCCGGCGATAAGCGTGTAGCTCACCAGCGAGGGTTGGAAGAACGACTTGACCACCTTGTAGAGCAGGTAACCGAGGATCCCGGTAGGAAGGAAGGCGAAGCAGACCTTCTTGAGTAGCTCGGGGCGGGAGAGAAGCTGTTTGCGGTAGATCTGCACCACGGCCAGCATCGCCCCCAGTTGGATGGTGACTTCGAAAACCTTGTGCGCCTCGGATTGCTGCAGCTTCATCAGCGCCGAGGCGAGGATCAGGTGCCCGGTGGAGGAAATAGGGAGGAACTCGCTCAGTCCCTCCACGATGCCAAGAATTATCGCCTCAAACATGCCCACTGCTGCTCCCCTCCCCTACCTATGCGTCGCTTAGAATCAGGCGCATAAAATAACCCATACGGCGAGGCATGTAAAGCGTAGGCGCAAGGGACTTAAAATCCCTCGTCCGTCGTAGCGAGGCGAGACCCGGAGCTAGAGCGGATGCAACTTCGCGTAGGCCGGGTAAAGCGTGCTCTCCTCGCTGCGCAGCCTTCTGGAGAGGATGGAATACAACCTCCCGAACGCCTTGGCGAACTCGATGTCGATGGGGGAGTCCGCCGGCGAGTACTTGTCGAAAAAGGCGACGGCATCGGCGGTGATCTCGTGCATGTCCTTGGCGTAAAAATCGACCGACCGCTTCAGCGCTGCGTCATTGACCGCAGACTTGTCCAGGACCGGGTAGAGTTGAATGTCTTCTTTCTTCAGGTGGGCGAGGAGTTTTCCTTTCGCCGCGATCAGGATCTTGTGGGCCTCCTGGTTGGTGATCTTACTGTCCCTCACCTTTGCCAGCATCGCATCGATTTCGACATGGTCCCTTTTCAACTCGTCTATCAATCTCGCCATCTGCCACCTCTCCTTGGAGCTTTCGTTCGACGCGTGCACGCAGCGCTTGCCGCGTTTTCATGCGTTGTTTTCGATGATTGGACTATAGACGCAGCCCGGGCTTAAGGACTTGATGCAGGTCAAGTAAACGGTGTCAGCGGTGAGCTTTGATGTGTGGTGGGGTAAACCTTGGATAAGAAGGGAAGTGCTGTTGGTCAAACCCATTCCTGCAGTTCGTGGTCGTATCTGAACAAACCGTCTTTGTTCAGGAACTTCTTGAGCTCCACCGGCGCGTACCACATCACCCTGTCGAAAGCAGCCAGCATTTTCTGCAAAAGATTGGGCTTGCCAGCAACAATGGCGGCCATCTCCGACAGATAGGCCTCACGGTTTTCAGAGAGTTGCCCCCGCTCGATTCTGAACCCACCGAGATGCGCTTCGACGATCTTCAGCTCGTATTTTTTTGCGAACTGGAACCACAGGTAGTAATCCCCTGCATACCTGAAGGAGGCAAGCCGGTCATAGTCGAGGAGTTCGTTTAGTGAGGAGGACCAGAAGGTCGATTCCTGCTGAACGAAGATAAGGGTGGTTCCGTAGAGACCAGACGCGAAGAAACTGCGACGGTAACGATAGGGAAGCTTCACGTTGAGAAAGTAGGATTTCTCGTTGTAGTGCACGTTGTAACCGGTAAGCCACTGGACCTCTTTGCGCTGAAACAAATCCAAAACGACGTCGAAGGCGCATCTGTTATAAAAGTCCCCCGCGTTGAGATAGGCCACGATGTCGCCGGTTGCCACTTTGAGACCTTTAGCAAGCGCGTCGTACATCCCGCTATCCGCACCGCTCACTATTTTCACAGCGTCGTTGCGATAAGATTCGACGATTGCAAGGGTCCGGTCGGTGGATCCTCCGTCGCAGATGATGTACTCCAGTTCGGCCCGGCCGGAATGAACAGCGTACTGCCCGAGGACAGATTCAACGGTCTCGGCTATCCGGCGCTCCGCGTTCAGGCACGGTGTTATGATGGATATTTTTTTCACAGGGAATCCCCTGGCGGAAGGTAGCTGTTGGAAGAAAACACGGGATCGCTGGAGCGAGCGAAAACGAGGTCCATCTGCCAGAAGGCCTGGTCGCCGGGGCGGTGCATCGGCCGCACCAAATCGACACAGGAAAAACCGGCCTCCTCCATGTAAGCGCACATCTCGTGGAACTTCAGGCTGTCATGGGTGAGTCGGAAATTGTACGTTTCAATGATCACCAAGGAGGCCGATGCCAACGCCTGCTTAGCCCCCTGGAGAATAGGGAGTTCGAATCCGTGGGTATCGAGTTTCAGCAGAAAAGGAGCTGCCAGGTTGCGCAGCAATACCTGATCGTCGATGGTCACCATAGGCACCGAGATGCAGTGCGTCCCGACCTCGGTTTCCGAGGCGAGCCCGCCGAAGAGATCCTCTGCATCAAAATAGCAGGTCCCGGCACGGCTACCCGCAGCGGCGATGACAAAGTCGACTCGTGGCACCCTCTTCTTCACCGTTTCCAGCGCGGCGCGGTGAGCCTCCTGGGCTTCGATCAAGAAGCAGAAGGCCTGCGGGAAGAACTTTCTGGCCTCCAGCGACCAGCGCCCGTCCGAAGCCCCGACGTCTATGATGGTCTCCACCCGCACGCCTCTCCCCCTGCAGCGCTTTAGAGCGGCGCTGAGCGAAAGGTCGTCCCGGGTGACGCCGACAGCCGACGCTATCCTTCCCAAAAGAGCTGTAACGAATTTGGCGGCCATGATCACTCCAAAGGCTGGCGGCGACGAGAGACCTCGTCGTAGAGCCGGGCATGACGGCCGGCGACCAGTGATGACTCGAATTGTCTCTCCGCTTTCTCTCTGGACAGGCACGACATTTCGTTGCGCAGAAGGTCATCCTTGAGAACCCGGGCGACAGCATCGGAAAAGTCTACCGGCTCAAGAGCTGCGGCCAGAAAACCGTTCCCGCCATGCTCGATGAGATCGGGCATGCCTCCTACAGCAAAGGCGACGCAGGGAAGGCCGCAGGCGATGGCTTCGAGAACCATGTTGGAGAGGTTCTCCTCCCTGGAGGGGGCCACGAAAAGATCGGCTGCCCCGTAAGCCAACGAAAGGGTTATCTCATCATGCAGCATGCCGAGGTAGTGGACAGGAAGCCCGAAATCCGGAACGACAGACGGCCGTGACGCACCCATGATAACCAGCTCGGCATCAGGCGAACTCTGTTTAAGCCGGCAAAGCGCAGTCTGGAGCAGATCGAACCCTTTGCGCCGGTCACTGCTGCCGTCCATCGCCCCGGTCAAGATGATCTTTTTCCCCTTGGGAAGGGAAAGTATGTCGCGGCAAAACCCCTTGTCGCGCGATCTGAAACGGGTCAGGTCGACGCCGTTCGGGATCACCTCAATGTCTTTGTTCTTGAACAGGAGGCTTTTCTTCGCGCACTCCCCGAGCCAGCGGCTGGGAGCTACAACAGTCATCTGGATGGCGTCCCAACACCTCACCTTGCGACTGAAGTTCCACCTGGAAAGGTCGTGAGGCCCGGATGAGGAGAGGAGCGGACAGCAGCCGCAGCCGACGAGGTACCGGTCACAGCCATCCGAATAGTGGCACCCGCCCGTAAAAGGCCACATGTCGTGCAAGGTCCAGACGATTGGGGCATCTATGGCGGCAAGCGTCTCGATGCGCAGGAATCCGTAAGAGACCCAATGCAGATGCACGACGTCGGGGTTCAGTGCCGTCACTCGCGCCGTCAGCGCATCGGGCCAAACGGCGGAGGAGAACAAGGATTTCCGGCGTCCCGGGTAGAGGCAAAGGGGGACCGCGTCGAAATTGGCCCTGATCCTGGAAAGGAGGTAGTCGCTCTTGGTCTGGGGCCCGATCACCGCGAAATCGTCGGTTTTCTTCTCCTGTACCAGCATGCGGCTGTCCACGCCGGCTTGCCTTAACCCCTCGTGCAGCCGATAGGCGGCCCGGGCGGCTCCGCCGAAGATGTCGAAGGTACTGATGAGAAGTGGGTTCACGGCTTGCCCCCTTCCATTACCAGGGAATCGGGCTTGCGGACGACACCATCTACCACGTCCAGTCCGTACCGTGCAAAACCGGGAATGCGGCTCTCGAAAGCCGTCGTCACGCTGGGGTCCATAAAGCCGGCGTCAGTCATGAGGCGTTCCAGCGAAAACCGGTCGTACATCCACTGGTGAATCTCGCCTGAAGCCCGGAACAGCCCAGCTTCAAAGGCGCTCCTGCCTTGAGAGCCGGCAATCAGGAAAACTCCCCATGCGGCCAGCAACGTCCTGACCTTCCAGAGCCAGCGGCGCAAAGCGGCCTTCGGATCCGCGGTGAGCCTGCCGGGGGGGATCTCTTCCCAATAGGCAGCAGCTTCGCCACCCATTCTCTGCGCCACGAAGGCGGAATGCCTGGTCCCGGGTCTGCGGAGGAACTCCTCCATGCGCCCGCCGCTGTCGACCCGGACGCACTGATCGTACAACTCCAGCATCATCCAGTCGTAATCGTCTGCCGCATCTGGCGTCTGCCCGAGTTTTTCCAGATACAGCCTTGCTATCTGCTCCAGATCCGGCACCAATATCCGGAGGGTTCCGCCAGGTTTCAGGACACGGTGGCACTCGCGCATAAAGGGGAGCGCCTTCTCCGGCAGCAGGTGCTCCAGCAGGTGGGAGTGGTAGACCACGTCGAAGCTCTCGTCGGGGAAAGGAAGCCCCTGGGTAACGTCCCGGCACTCGACCGACCGGCTTCCCCGCAAGTCCAGGTTGGTCCAGTCAGGATGCGATGTGTCGCCGCAACCCACGTTCAGCATCATGAGAGGTTCCCTGCCGGCGGTCCGTATGTCGGGAGTAAGCGTCATAGTGAGAATCTCGTGGTTAATTTGCGCAGTAGGTAACGGAACAGCCCAGGGTTCAGCTCCCTGAAAAACTTTTCCATTGCGGCGGCAACCGTGGCATCCGCGGCAAGCGGTACGTCCCCTATCAGGACCGCCGTATCCGAGAGGGTGACGTCAAAGTGGGAGGCGCCTTGGCAATTCACCCCGCTTCCGTCATGGCCTATGTTGTTGACCAGGGATCTGCCGGGAAAAAGCATGAGCCTGCCCGCGAGAAAGAGCGAGGCGTGCCACCGCACAGCCCACGAGTCAACCTTGCCGCGGCACTGGTCCTCAAGCATCCGGGTGTAGGGATAGGCGCCCCGCATGTCGAACTCGTGGCTAAGGCCCCTCTTGCCGATTTCCGATAGGAGCTTTTCCCCCGAGGGCTCGAAGAGCTGCCAGCCCCTGCGCCAGGTACCCCACCCCCAGCAGGCCGTGTAGTTCAAGAGAAAGGTTTCGGCGGTTTTTATGCCCAGAGGAAAGGAGTATCCGCTTACCGACGCCACCCTCTCCTCGTCCCGGTAGCGGCGCAATGCGTCACGCATGAACTTCAGAAAATAGGGAGAGGTGACCAGATCGTCTTCCAGCACGATTATGGAATCGTACTCATCGAGGACCAAGCAGATCCCCCTTGTCAGGGAGGCGGCAAGACCTGCGTTCGCCTCGCTCTCGATCACCTCTACCGATGAAAATCCGTCGACGCCCTTAAGATAGGCTCGAACCTCGTTGACGGCGTCGAGATCGCGCTCGCTTTTGGGACCGTCGCAAAAGACGTAGAGGGGACTCTTGTCCGCACCATGGTTCTTTTGCAGTGCCTCGACGGTGCGCCTGGTGTGGGTCAGGCGGTTATACGCGAACAGAGCTATCGGCGGAGCGTCCATGGTTTCACCTTCTGACTGCGTCTGTTCCGTCATGGCTCTGACTGTCATCGAACGGCACGTTGGCGTCCGCCCCCGTGGTTGTTTCACGCGACAGATAGGCATAGACGCTGCGCAGGTTATTCTCGCAGCGATAGAACCTCTCGAAGGCGGACAAGGCGTTCTCGCGGTAACCTTCGTAATCCGCCTCAATCCTCTCTACTGCCGCCGGCAGCTCGGACATGTCCCGGATCAACTCCCCACAGCGGTAATGTTCCATCAGCAGTTCGTAGCTCTCGTTCGCGTAGGCTATAACAGGCACGCCGGATTGCAGGTACAGCGCCATCTTTTCGGAGGAAAAAGCGGTGAGCCTGTCGTTCACCACGTTGTTCCGATAGAAGGAAAGCCCTATGTGGGCGGAAGCGATCAAGGCAGGAACCTCGCTATCATCCACGAAACCGCAGGAAAAAATCACCCTCTCGTTGCGCCGCTCTTCGCTAGTGATGTCCTGGGCCACCGGACCGTGCAGCACCACCTCGAAACTGCTGTCGATACCACAGGCATGCCGGATCACTTCGTCGATGCCTCTGTTACGGCTCACGCTGCCGAAATACAGGATGATCTTCCTGGCCGGATCGAGGGAAAGACGGTCATGCAAAAAGCGGCTCCCCTCCCTGAACGCAGGCCCCGACACGGAGACTGGCAGGTATATCACGTCCATGGAAGCGTCGAGGCCGTTGCTCTTCAACAACACCGCTCCCCTTGCGGCATCCTGAACGATGGTTGCCGCGGCTTTAGCATGCCAGAGACGCTCTTCTTCCCTTAGTGCCACGAATTCGCTTTTCCCATCGAAGGCGGGGTGCCCCTCGACGTACAACTCGAGGCTGTAATAGAGCAAGGGAACCTCAAGCACGGCGGATACGCGCCCCGCCCAGATCAACCCCTTTTTTTCGACGCCAATAAGGTAG
Proteins encoded in this region:
- a CDS encoding glycosyltransferase family 4 protein; this translates as MNPLLISTFDIFGGAARAAYRLHEGLRQAGVDSRMLVQEKKTDDFAVIGPQTKSDYLLSRIRANFDAVPLCLYPGRRKSLFSSAVWPDALTARVTALNPDVVHLHWVSYGFLRIETLAAIDAPIVWTLHDMWPFTGGCHYSDGCDRYLVGCGCCPLLSSSGPHDLSRWNFSRKVRCWDAIQMTVVAPSRWLGECAKKSLLFKNKDIEVIPNGVDLTRFRSRDKGFCRDILSLPKGKKIILTGAMDGSSDRRKGFDLLQTALCRLKQSSPDAELVIMGASRPSVVPDFGLPVHYLGMLHDEITLSLAYGAADLFVAPSREENLSNMVLEAIACGLPCVAFAVGGMPDLIEHGGNGFLAAALEPVDFSDAVARVLKDDLLRNEMSCLSREKAERQFESSLVAGRHARLYDEVSRRRQPLE
- a CDS encoding undecaprenyl-diphosphate phosphatase, translating into MFEAIILGIVEGLSEFLPISSTGHLILASALMKLQQSEAHKVFEVTIQLGAMLAVVQIYRKQLLSRPELLKKVCFAFLPTGILGYLLYKVVKSFFQPSLVSYTLIAGGIAFILIELWMKNRPASTASLDHMSYRQAFTIGLIQSLSMVPGVSRSGATIMGGLVIGMNRKDAAEFSFLLALPTMLAATCYDIYKNYAVFHMGDWQNIAVGFVTSFVFAVIGIKALLKIITSHTFIPFGIYRIAVGIVFLVFLT
- a CDS encoding hemerythrin domain-containing protein, which translates into the protein MARLIDELKRDHVEIDAMLAKVRDSKITNQEAHKILIAAKGKLLAHLKKEDIQLYPVLDKSAVNDAALKRSVDFYAKDMHEITADAVAFFDKYSPADSPIDIEFAKAFGRLYSILSRRLRSEESTLYPAYAKLHPL
- a CDS encoding glycosyltransferase; this translates as MKKISIITPCLNAERRIAETVESVLGQYAVHSGRAELEYIICDGGSTDRTLAIVESYRNDAVKIVSGADSGMYDALAKGLKVATGDIVAYLNAGDFYNRCAFDVVLDLFQRKEVQWLTGYNVHYNEKSYFLNVKLPYRYRRSFFASGLYGTTLIFVQQESTFWSSSLNELLDYDRLASFRYAGDYYLWFQFAKKYELKIVEAHLGGFRIERGQLSENREAYLSEMAAIVAGKPNLLQKMLAAFDRVMWYAPVELKKFLNKDGLFRYDHELQEWV
- a CDS encoding glycosyltransferase family protein, encoding MDAPPIALFAYNRLTHTRRTVEALQKNHGADKSPLYVFCDGPKSERDLDAVNEVRAYLKGVDGFSSVEVIESEANAGLAASLTRGICLVLDEYDSIIVLEDDLVTSPYFLKFMRDALRRYRDEERVASVSGYSFPLGIKTAETFLLNYTACWGWGTWRRGWQLFEPSGEKLLSEIGKRGLSHEFDMRGAYPYTRMLEDQCRGKVDSWAVRWHASLFLAGRLMLFPGRSLVNNIGHDGSGVNCQGASHFDVTLSDTAVLIGDVPLAADATVAAAMEKFFRELNPGLFRYLLRKLTTRFSL
- a CDS encoding class I SAM-dependent methyltransferase: MTLTPDIRTAGREPLMMLNVGCGDTSHPDWTNLDLRGSRSVECRDVTQGLPFPDESFDVVYHSHLLEHLLPEKALPFMRECHRVLKPGGTLRILVPDLEQIARLYLEKLGQTPDAADDYDWMMLELYDQCVRVDSGGRMEEFLRRPGTRHSAFVAQRMGGEAAAYWEEIPPGRLTADPKAALRRWLWKVRTLLAAWGVFLIAGSQGRSAFEAGLFRASGEIHQWMYDRFSLERLMTDAGFMDPSVTTAFESRIPGFARYGLDVVDGVVRKPDSLVMEGGKP
- a CDS encoding FkbM family methyltransferase, which codes for MAAKFVTALLGRIASAVGVTRDDLSLSAALKRCRGRGVRVETIIDVGASDGRWSLEARKFFPQAFCFLIEAQEAHRAALETVKKRVPRVDFVIAAAGSRAGTCYFDAEDLFGGLASETEVGTHCISVPMVTIDDQVLLRNLAAPFLLKLDTHGFELPILQGAKQALASASLVIIETYNFRLTHDSLKFHEMCAYMEEAGFSCVDLVRPMHRPGDQAFWQMDLVFARSSDPVFSSNSYLPPGDSL
- a CDS encoding glycosyltransferase family protein, which translates into the protein MKRIAIFQYEWPLQSHTLSLASGLAGHDFAVDLFLYDCDTGFVNLSRFLSGSSVKVVRLDRGRVKKVLDRIRKMIGCGAQDGPVRDCVVRRSLEVMGAAGYDYLIGVEKKGLIWAGRVSAVLEVPLLYYSLELYVEGHPAFDGKSEFVALREEERLWHAKAAATIVQDAARGAVLLKSNGLDASMDVIYLPVSVSGPAFREGSRFLHDRLSLDPARKIILYFGSVSRNRGIDEVIRHACGIDSSFEVVLHGPVAQDITSEERRNERVIFSCGFVDDSEVPALIASAHIGLSFYRNNVVNDRLTAFSSEKMALYLQSGVPVIAYANESYELLMEHYRCGELIRDMSELPAAVERIEADYEGYRENALSAFERFYRCENNLRSVYAYLSRETTTGADANVPFDDSQSHDGTDAVRR
- a CDS encoding ATP-binding protein; the encoded protein is MRKVDYQPHLSPDAANLQLALDWLAHLVSGYLGVRFGKADAFQARPLELCSEDSPLELFIKSQNPTLEEFALVMMALAPHLQPGFFNRIVSEVLPEGGDIPELGGVRLAENRAILPTGETAQFVLAGHSLGRSIEVQRLLSAEHWLAKKRILWLEPVRPGEPMMSGRLCLDPELVEWVTLGTVGRPRFSMEFPAEAIETEMVWEDLVLHPNTLRQIHEIENWIKHNETLLNEWGMKRKLKQGYRALFHGPSGTGKTLTATLLGKYTGRDVYRIDLSRVVSKYIGETEKNLSALFDKAEYKEWILFFDEADALFGKRTDVRDSHDRYANQEVSYLLQRLEGYHGLVILATNKRSNLDEAFVRRFQSIIQFPMPRAEERCRIWRQAFPQQIEISEDIDWKEIAARYELPGAGIMNVMHHCALEVLADQSRRLDLTRLEAAIMREYIKEGKVV